One region of Chitinophaga varians genomic DNA includes:
- a CDS encoding SRPBCC family protein, which produces MATTSQPAVAQTGMLIRKPAAEVFNAFIDPAVTTHFWFTRSTGKLEKGKEVIWSWEMYNVASAVQTVDIVPNSRIEVRWFDGFDMKAGDPGTRENATRVVWTFTPHGDNATFVEVVNDGFSGDAATVCQKALDSNGGFCWVLAGLKAYLEHQLELNLVGDRFPTGK; this is translated from the coding sequence ATGGCAACAACATCTCAACCAGCAGTCGCACAGACCGGCATGCTGATCAGAAAACCGGCCGCTGAAGTGTTTAACGCGTTTATTGATCCGGCTGTCACCACTCACTTTTGGTTCACCAGGAGCACGGGCAAACTGGAGAAAGGCAAAGAAGTGATCTGGTCCTGGGAAATGTACAATGTGGCCTCCGCAGTGCAGACGGTGGACATCGTGCCCAACAGCAGGATAGAGGTCCGCTGGTTTGACGGCTTCGACATGAAAGCCGGAGACCCCGGCACCCGCGAGAACGCCACCCGCGTGGTATGGACGTTTACGCCACATGGAGACAACGCCACTTTTGTAGAGGTAGTGAACGATGGATTCTCCGGTGACGCGGCCACTGTATGCCAGAAAGCACTTGACTCCAACGGTGGCTTCTGTTGGGTGTTGGCCGGATTGAAGGCTTACCTCGAACATCAGCTGGAGCTGAACCTCGTGGGGGACCGTTTCCCGACGGGTAAATAA
- a CDS encoding secondary thiamine-phosphate synthase enzyme YjbQ gives MFQQALRLKARPRGFHLITHEVLQAFPQIGTLQSGMLQVFIQHTSAGLTINENADPTVRIDFETYFNKAVPENDPDYEHNDEGPDDMPAHLKSSLLGCSVMVPIHNGRLALGTWQGIYLCEHRDYGGPRNLVLTAWGKPMP, from the coding sequence ATTTTTCAGCAGGCATTGCGTTTAAAAGCCCGTCCCAGGGGGTTTCACCTGATCACGCACGAAGTGTTGCAGGCCTTTCCGCAGATAGGCACGTTGCAGTCCGGTATGTTGCAGGTATTTATCCAGCACACGTCTGCCGGGCTGACGATCAACGAAAATGCAGACCCTACTGTGCGTATAGATTTTGAAACGTATTTTAATAAAGCTGTTCCGGAGAATGATCCGGACTATGAACATAATGACGAAGGGCCGGACGATATGCCCGCACACCTGAAATCTTCGCTGCTGGGTTGTTCTGTGATGGTCCCCATCCACAACGGCAGGCTGGCGCTGGGCACATGGCAGGGCATTTACCTGTGCGAACACAGGGACTATGGCGGGCCCCGCAACCTGGTGCTGACCGCCTGGGGCAAACCGATGCCCTGA
- a CDS encoding Gfo/Idh/MocA family protein, translating to MAENVQPLRVLVVGCGNMGTSHAVAYHTLEGFDICGIVSTGSSKQVLNDKLGGGYTLYSNYEEALAATRPDAVCISTYPDTHESYAIKALESGCHVFIEKPLADSVAGAERVAAAAQKAGKKLVVGYILRHHPSWERFVEIAHQLGKPLVMRMNLNQQSSGSKWGVHRNLLQSLSPIVDCGVHYIDVMCQMTRSKPVQVSAIGARLSNDIPADNYNYGQLQIRFEDGSVGWYEAGWGPMISETAFFVKDVIGPQGCVSIVAKESGSTGNSDNIEAHTKTESLRLHHAVLNEKGEFAKEDTWINMQDEPDHQELCNREQRYFLKAVRENIDLTDHVQDAVNSLRIAFACDESVRTGKIVTL from the coding sequence ATGGCGGAAAACGTACAACCTTTACGGGTACTCGTAGTGGGCTGTGGCAATATGGGCACGTCTCATGCGGTGGCCTACCATACCCTGGAAGGATTTGATATCTGTGGTATTGTATCTACAGGCTCCAGCAAGCAGGTATTAAATGATAAACTGGGCGGCGGTTATACGCTGTACAGCAACTACGAGGAAGCGCTGGCGGCCACGCGGCCGGATGCTGTCTGCATCTCCACCTATCCTGATACGCATGAAAGTTATGCGATCAAGGCGCTGGAAAGTGGCTGTCATGTATTTATAGAAAAACCACTGGCAGATTCCGTGGCCGGCGCTGAACGGGTGGCCGCAGCTGCACAGAAGGCAGGCAAAAAGCTGGTGGTGGGTTATATCCTGCGGCATCATCCTTCGTGGGAACGTTTCGTGGAAATAGCACACCAGCTGGGCAAACCGCTGGTGATGCGCATGAACCTCAATCAGCAGAGCTCCGGCAGCAAATGGGGCGTACACCGCAACCTGCTGCAAAGCCTGAGCCCTATTGTAGATTGTGGCGTTCACTATATCGATGTGATGTGCCAGATGACCCGTTCCAAACCGGTACAGGTGAGCGCTATCGGCGCACGGCTGTCCAATGACATCCCGGCAGACAACTACAACTACGGCCAGTTGCAGATCCGCTTTGAAGACGGTTCTGTAGGGTGGTACGAGGCAGGATGGGGACCAATGATCAGCGAAACGGCTTTCTTTGTGAAAGACGTGATCGGCCCGCAGGGCTGCGTGTCTATCGTTGCCAAAGAATCCGGCAGCACCGGCAACTCAGATAACATCGAGGCACATACGAAAACAGAGTCCCTGCGGCTGCACCATGCTGTGCTGAATGAAAAAGGGGAGTTTGCAAAAGAAGATACCTGGATTAACATGCAGGATGAGCCGGACCACCAGGAGCTGTGTAACAGGGAACAGCGTTATTTCCTGAAGGCTGTCCGTGAAAATATTGATCTGACGGACCATGTGCAGGACGCGGTGAACAGTCTGCGTATCGCCTTCGCCTGCGATGAATCCGTTCGTACCGGAAAAATTGTAACGTTATAA
- a CDS encoding DUF92 domain-containing protein, with protein MNTMFQYYGLFIFLLASFIVVCVRTGKLSVPAAMAAGLTGLVVFAGAGYSGIAQLGTFFVLGTLATSHKKNIKAAITADGAHPEKRKAGQVFANGGAAALMALMMLTDPEHEGLYELMLAGSLASATADTLSSELGTVYGRRFFNILTFRKEPKGLDGVVSLEGTLLGAAGAAVIAVVYALAEGFDQRIAFIVVAGILGNLVDSVLGAALERKHYIGNDAVNFANTLFAALVAGVCGWLWL; from the coding sequence ATGAATACGATGTTTCAGTATTACGGCCTCTTTATTTTCTTACTGGCAAGCTTTATAGTGGTCTGTGTCCGGACCGGCAAGCTGTCTGTCCCGGCAGCAATGGCGGCGGGCCTTACCGGACTGGTGGTCTTCGCCGGGGCGGGATATTCCGGTATTGCGCAGCTGGGAACATTCTTTGTATTGGGCACACTGGCCACCTCGCATAAAAAAAATATCAAAGCAGCTATTACTGCTGACGGCGCACATCCTGAAAAGCGGAAGGCCGGGCAGGTATTTGCCAATGGTGGCGCCGCCGCCCTGATGGCCCTGATGATGCTTACAGACCCGGAGCATGAGGGGTTGTATGAGCTGATGCTGGCAGGCAGCCTGGCATCTGCCACCGCTGATACTTTATCGTCTGAACTGGGCACCGTTTATGGCCGCCGTTTTTTTAATATTCTTACTTTCAGAAAAGAGCCCAAAGGGCTGGATGGCGTTGTGAGCCTGGAAGGCACGCTGCTGGGGGCTGCAGGCGCTGCGGTTATTGCCGTCGTATATGCGTTGGCGGAAGGGTTCGACCAGCGTATAGCCTTTATCGTAGTAGCCGGCATATTAGGCAACCTGGTGGATTCTGTATTGGGAGCTGCGCTGGAGCGTAAGCACTACATCGGCAATGATGCCGTGAATTTTGCCAACACGCTGTTTGCCGCTTTGGTGGCCGGTGTGTGCGGCTGGTTATGGCTGTAA
- a CDS encoding DUF4260 domain-containing protein has product MKTLLNLEEIAMFLAAVVLFNVQSPYAWWLFPLCLLLPDLSMLGYAAGNKVGAWVYNFVHHKGIAILVYLAGHALALDWLAFTGIILFAHSCMDRVFGYGLKYLTAFKDTHLGEIGPKAKRTA; this is encoded by the coding sequence ATGAAAACATTGTTGAATCTCGAAGAAATTGCCATGTTCCTGGCCGCCGTGGTACTCTTTAATGTACAGTCTCCCTATGCCTGGTGGCTCTTCCCGCTATGCCTGCTGCTGCCTGATCTCAGCATGCTGGGTTATGCCGCAGGAAACAAAGTGGGCGCCTGGGTGTACAACTTTGTTCACCACAAAGGCATCGCCATACTGGTATATTTAGCCGGCCATGCGCTGGCACTGGACTGGCTCGCCTTCACCGGTATCATCCTGTTTGCCCACTCCTGTATGGACAGGGTTTTCGGTTATGGCCTGAAATATCTCACCGCTTTCAAAGACACCCATCTGGGTGAAATAGGCCCGAAGGCAAAACGAACTGCATAA
- a CDS encoding TonB-dependent receptor produces MLVSITAGVSAQSGTGGIKGNIVTSEGEAAAFVSVRIEQHSRGTVTDGKGDFAFRRLDPGKYILQVSLLGYEPMAETVTVTANQTATVHLKLQVSKTQLSEVTVTGGQNKLANKESDYIARLPIKNLENPQVYNVVGKELLKEQVVSNFDDALRNAPGVTRLWSSTGRGGDGAGYFTMRGFAVQPTMVNGIAGISNGSPDPADIERIETIKGPSGTLFGSSLISFGGLINIVTKKPYDAFGGEISYTGGTYGLNRVTADINTPLNKDKSAVLRTNAAYHSEGSYQDAGFKRSWFLAPSLSYRVNDRLSFLINTEFYSGESTNPTMVFLNRRRQLIARTPDQLGIDFNRSFTSNDITMKTPSVNLFGQANYQLSDKWTSQTTISRSTRRSNGYYSYVMFLDQGDASVQKPNDTLLSRYVTNQNSTTTATDVQQNFIGDFKIGGLRNRLVAGLDFLSQYTENNNSPYLLFDLVNAVNPKDPRYSQLNKAAVDARLAQVKDGQVKNATTDYTYSAYVSDVLNITDQLIAMASLRVDHFVTKPTKDYVTGEKGNDDFSQTSVSPKFGLIYQVVKDKVSLFANYMNGFKNSAPVTQSLPEYSGVLKPQQANQFEGGVKLNVLNNKLSMSASYYNILVTNMTRSIDVEKNGNLYNVTIQDGSQRSKGVELDLIANPLPGLNIVAGYGYNDSKMVKSDSSVLDRRPTSAGPEHVANWWVSYTATSGKLHGLGLGFGGNYGSENMITNSKATGVFTLPSYVVLNAGVFYQVNAYRIALKLDNLTDKAYYSGWTTVERMMPRRFSASVAFKF; encoded by the coding sequence ATGCTTGTTAGCATAACAGCCGGTGTAAGCGCGCAGAGCGGCACCGGTGGCATTAAAGGGAATATTGTCACCAGTGAAGGAGAAGCAGCAGCTTTCGTGAGCGTACGCATAGAACAACACAGCCGGGGCACTGTTACCGACGGTAAGGGCGACTTCGCTTTCCGTCGCCTCGATCCGGGAAAATATATATTACAGGTGTCCCTGCTGGGCTACGAACCGATGGCAGAGACAGTAACGGTAACGGCTAACCAGACGGCCACCGTGCATTTGAAGCTGCAGGTATCTAAAACACAGCTGTCGGAAGTAACGGTGACAGGCGGACAGAACAAACTGGCCAACAAGGAAAGTGATTATATCGCGCGCCTGCCCATCAAAAACCTGGAAAATCCGCAGGTATATAACGTAGTAGGCAAGGAACTGCTGAAAGAACAGGTTGTCAGCAACTTCGACGACGCGCTGAGAAATGCGCCCGGCGTAACCCGGCTGTGGTCCTCTACCGGCCGTGGCGGCGATGGTGCAGGTTACTTCACCATGCGTGGCTTTGCCGTGCAGCCTACCATGGTCAACGGTATCGCCGGCATCTCCAACGGTAGCCCCGATCCGGCAGACATAGAACGGATCGAGACCATCAAAGGCCCGTCCGGCACCCTGTTTGGCAGCAGCCTCATTTCCTTCGGCGGTCTGATCAACATCGTCACTAAAAAACCGTACGACGCATTCGGCGGCGAAATCAGCTACACCGGCGGTACCTATGGCCTTAACCGCGTAACGGCCGATATCAATACGCCGCTGAACAAAGACAAATCCGCTGTCCTGCGCACCAATGCGGCCTATCATTCCGAAGGCAGCTACCAGGACGCAGGCTTCAAACGCTCCTGGTTCCTGGCCCCCAGCCTCTCCTACCGCGTGAACGACCGCCTGTCTTTCCTCATCAACACGGAATTCTACAGCGGCGAAAGCACCAATCCCACCATGGTGTTCCTGAACCGTCGCCGCCAGCTGATTGCCAGAACGCCGGACCAGCTGGGCATCGACTTCAACCGGTCTTTCACCAGCAATGATATCACCATGAAAACGCCGTCCGTGAACCTTTTCGGTCAGGCCAACTATCAACTGTCCGATAAATGGACTTCGCAGACCACCATCTCCAGGAGCACCCGCCGCAGCAACGGCTACTACTCTTACGTGATGTTCCTCGATCAGGGCGATGCTTCCGTACAGAAACCCAACGATACGCTGCTGAGCCGCTACGTAACAAATCAAAACTCCACCACCACTGCTACCGACGTTCAACAGAATTTCATCGGTGACTTTAAAATCGGCGGCCTGCGCAACCGGCTCGTAGCGGGACTGGATTTCCTGAGCCAGTACACCGAAAACAACAATTCACCTTACCTGCTCTTTGACCTGGTAAATGCCGTGAACCCGAAAGACCCACGTTACTCCCAGCTGAACAAAGCCGCTGTAGACGCCCGTCTGGCACAGGTAAAAGACGGTCAGGTGAAAAATGCCACCACCGACTATACTTACAGCGCCTACGTATCAGACGTGCTGAATATCACTGATCAGCTGATAGCCATGGCCAGCTTACGCGTAGACCATTTCGTCACCAAACCCACCAAAGACTACGTGACCGGCGAGAAAGGCAACGATGATTTCAGTCAGACCTCCGTCTCCCCGAAATTTGGTTTGATATACCAGGTGGTAAAAGATAAAGTGAGCCTGTTTGCCAACTATATGAACGGCTTTAAAAATTCAGCACCAGTGACACAGTCGCTGCCCGAATACAGCGGCGTACTGAAACCGCAACAGGCCAACCAGTTTGAAGGCGGGGTGAAACTGAATGTGCTCAACAACAAACTGAGCATGAGCGCCAGCTACTATAATATTCTCGTTACCAACATGACGCGCAGCATTGACGTGGAAAAAAACGGCAACCTTTACAATGTGACGATCCAGGATGGCTCCCAGCGCAGCAAAGGCGTGGAACTGGACCTGATCGCCAACCCGTTGCCCGGATTAAACATTGTGGCCGGATATGGTTACAATGACAGTAAAATGGTGAAATCAGATTCGAGCGTGTTAGACCGCCGTCCAACCAGCGCAGGCCCTGAGCATGTGGCCAACTGGTGGGTGAGCTACACCGCTACCAGCGGTAAATTGCATGGCCTTGGCCTCGGCTTCGGTGGCAACTACGGCAGCGAAAACATGATCACCAATTCCAAAGCCACCGGTGTGTTCACGCTGCCTTCCTATGTAGTGCTGAATGCAGGTGTTTTCTATCAGGTAAATGCTTACCGCATTGCGTTGAAACTTGACAACCTTACTGACAAGGCATATTACAGCGGATGGACTACCGTGGAAAGAATGATGCCCCGTCGCTTCTCTGCCAGTGTGGCGTTTAAATTCTAA
- a CDS encoding START domain-containing protein, whose protein sequence is MKFEKVHNKGQARLFKSRYLEMLTKTHPVVIFGMYLPVIGYMLYYSHANVGYSLLRILLTYFGAMFYWTLFEYVAHRFIFHWVSDQPSVRRVVYTLHGNHHEYPRDRQRLFMPPVPSVIISSVLFCIFYLLMKNNAFVFFPGFVSGYLLYGSMHYAIHAWAPPFKWLKPLWRNHHLHHYKNDDLGFGVSSTLWDRVFRTMFTLCLMLSLSAAGYAHQQAEGEYRLVKRDKSISLYERWITAGNEESVREIKAVFTVRSDVPAVARLLTDQQQGVVWNARAKSYQVLPVDDGRWITYLKYNIPWPFGDQDCCLLFRLNMRNEHSGEISFESTQNNRFPVSGDVTRITGTRGKWLMEELGNNHMQITYTITTNRSARIPRWVSDPIVRNNMFETMSTFRSILEKR, encoded by the coding sequence ATGAAATTTGAAAAAGTGCATAACAAAGGGCAGGCGAGGCTTTTTAAAAGCCGTTACCTGGAAATGCTGACCAAAACACACCCTGTGGTGATTTTTGGTATGTACCTGCCCGTTATCGGGTATATGCTCTATTACAGCCATGCCAACGTGGGATATTCACTGCTCCGTATTTTATTGACCTACTTCGGCGCCATGTTCTACTGGACATTGTTTGAATATGTGGCGCACCGGTTTATTTTCCACTGGGTCAGCGACCAGCCGTCCGTCCGTCGCGTGGTGTATACCTTGCATGGCAACCATCATGAATATCCGCGCGACCGGCAGCGGCTGTTTATGCCGCCGGTGCCCAGCGTCATCATCTCTTCTGTTCTGTTTTGTATCTTCTATCTCCTCATGAAAAATAATGCGTTCGTCTTCTTCCCGGGATTTGTGTCCGGGTACCTGTTGTACGGCAGCATGCACTACGCTATCCATGCCTGGGCGCCGCCATTTAAATGGCTTAAACCGCTCTGGCGCAACCACCACCTGCATCACTATAAAAATGACGATCTGGGTTTTGGTGTCAGTTCTACTTTATGGGACCGGGTATTCCGGACCATGTTCACGCTCTGTCTGATGTTGAGTCTGTCGGCTGCCGGTTACGCCCACCAGCAGGCCGAAGGGGAGTACCGGCTGGTGAAAAGGGATAAGTCCATTTCGCTGTACGAAAGATGGATTACCGCAGGTAATGAAGAAAGTGTGCGGGAAATCAAGGCAGTATTTACCGTCAGGTCCGATGTTCCCGCAGTGGCGCGGCTGCTGACAGACCAGCAACAGGGCGTGGTATGGAATGCCCGTGCTAAAAGTTACCAGGTGCTGCCGGTAGACGACGGCCGGTGGATCACCTATCTGAAATACAACATTCCCTGGCCTTTCGGTGACCAGGACTGTTGCCTGCTGTTCCGCCTGAACATGCGTAACGAACATTCCGGGGAGATCAGCTTCGAAAGCACGCAGAACAACCGGTTCCCCGTTTCCGGTGATGTGACCCGCATCACCGGCACCCGAGGCAAATGGCTGATGGAGGAATTGGGCAACAACCATATGCAGATAACCTACACCATCACTACCAATCGCAGCGCCCGGATACCAAGATGGGTGTCCGATCCCATTGTACGGAACAACATGTTTGAAACCATGTCCACCTTCAGGAGCATCCTGGAGAAGCGTTGA